One segment of Paenibacillus sp. FSL R7-0337 DNA contains the following:
- a CDS encoding ABC transporter permease, translated as MVKRRHFIHLLRLLLVFAGMNVVWYVAYLLMNHAILPSPGAVYKAMFQLGAHDVALNVGYSLMRITEGVLLALLLGLLAGLLMGRSPFWNRVLDPVVYLTYPIPKIALLPVVMLFFGLGETSKVLMIMLILLFQVIISVRDGVKAIPESTYDVLTSIGASTMQKFWNVTLPGALSVILSTIRISLGTAISVLFFTEIYGTEHGMGFFIMDAWLRLDYPEMYAGIMLFSLVGFVLFLLVDVLDYRFMKWRR; from the coding sequence ATGGTAAAACGACGGCATTTTATTCACCTGCTGCGCCTGCTGCTCGTTTTTGCCGGAATGAATGTTGTCTGGTATGTCGCTTATCTGCTCATGAATCACGCGATTCTGCCCAGCCCCGGCGCGGTCTATAAGGCAATGTTTCAGCTGGGGGCCCATGATGTGGCGCTGAATGTCGGCTACAGTCTGATGCGGATCACTGAAGGTGTGCTGCTGGCTCTGCTGCTCGGTCTGCTGGCCGGTCTGCTAATGGGCCGTTCTCCCTTCTGGAACCGGGTACTGGACCCGGTCGTCTATCTGACCTATCCGATTCCCAAAATTGCGCTCTTGCCGGTAGTCATGCTCTTCTTCGGCCTTGGAGAAACCTCCAAGGTGCTGATGATTATGCTGATTCTACTGTTCCAGGTCATTATCTCGGTACGTGATGGTGTGAAGGCTATCCCTGAGAGTACTTATGATGTCCTGACGAGTATTGGTGCCAGCACGATGCAGAAATTCTGGAATGTGACGCTTCCCGGCGCTTTATCGGTGATCCTCAGCACAATTCGCATATCGTTGGGTACAGCGATTTCCGTACTCTTTTTCACTGAAATCTACGGTACGGAGCATGGCATGGGCTTCTTTATCATGGATGCCTGGCTGCGGCTGGACTACCCTGAGATGTACGCCGGAATTATGCTGTTCAGTCTGGTGGGGTTCGTGCTATTTCTGCTGGTGGATGTGCTGGATTACAGATTCATGAAGTGGCGGAGATAG
- a CDS encoding ATP-binding cassette domain-containing protein, whose product MSSLKNSGLRIHQLHVAYQNGQLALGEMSLTLPEHGIYTVIGPSGSGKSTLLRAIAGLLPGYEGELLFNGISVHEKETLIGLVPQNYGLLPWKTVRDNIRIAMRIARPGGAGNNRREQDRQIMHWLEAMGIAQLAGRFPLSLSGGQQQRVAIARAFAILPTLLLLDEPFSALDAITREGLQQIFIDNWQAHPATTLFVTHDVEEAILLGQKIIIMLPGQQEPPEILDNAAIFAMKHSEKRESDEYFMQFKRIRKVMIEKW is encoded by the coding sequence ATGTCCAGTTTAAAAAATAGCGGTCTCCGCATTCATCAGCTGCATGTAGCTTATCAGAACGGGCAACTGGCTCTGGGTGAGATGAGCCTGACCCTGCCGGAGCACGGGATTTATACGGTGATCGGCCCCTCGGGCAGCGGCAAATCCACGCTGCTGCGGGCCATTGCCGGACTGCTGCCCGGATACGAAGGAGAGCTGCTGTTCAATGGCATATCTGTTCATGAGAAGGAGACGCTAATCGGGCTGGTGCCGCAGAATTACGGATTGCTGCCCTGGAAGACGGTCCGGGACAACATCCGGATTGCGATGCGGATCGCCCGTCCCGGCGGGGCAGGCAACAATCGAAGGGAGCAGGACCGGCAAATTATGCATTGGCTCGAAGCCATGGGGATCGCCCAGCTCGCCGGCCGGTTTCCGCTCTCGTTGAGCGGCGGTCAGCAGCAGCGGGTAGCCATTGCCCGCGCCTTTGCCATTCTGCCGACCCTTCTGCTGCTGGATGAGCCGTTCTCGGCACTGGATGCCATTACGCGGGAAGGGCTGCAGCAGATTTTTATCGACAACTGGCAGGCGCATCCGGCGACCACGCTGTTCGTCACCCACGATGTGGAGGAGGCCATTCTCCTGGGACAGAAGATTATCATCATGCTGCCCGGGCAGCAGGAGCCGCCGGAGATTCTTGATAACGCCGCTATATTTGCCATGAAGCATTCCGAGAAGCGGGAGAGCGATGAATACTTCATGCAGTTCAAGAGAATCCGAAAGGTAATGATAGAGAAATGGTAA
- a CDS encoding ABC transporter substrate-binding protein, whose translation MKTRNWKHLMKLVVLTAAVSVTAAGCGSANQAGNAKNANTGAAVAAPAEAVTISLGLLPSIDAIPFIIAHEQGFDQKHHVNLDIQTFKSAKDRDVAFQAGKVDGLSADLVAISIYNEAGLDVKITSTTTGEFDLLTGNDEVKEVKDLKGKTVILSKNTSTQYTAAMMLKQAGLTEADITVTEVPQIPTRLELLKNNKADAAVLPEPFVTMGRTAGLRVLSSTHSAGINPFVLAFPQSAIDAKGQGIRDMYAAYDEAVDYMKTHDQSEYIDLIIKEVGYPDTLKNEIEVPEYLPANQVDVKEVEAAFAWAREKGLLTKTLSAEDVISDVQFKK comes from the coding sequence ATGAAGACAAGAAACTGGAAACACCTTATGAAGCTGGTCGTGCTGACTGCGGCTGTCAGCGTGACAGCTGCCGGATGCGGTAGCGCAAATCAGGCAGGAAATGCCAAGAATGCAAATACAGGAGCTGCTGTAGCTGCACCTGCTGAGGCTGTTACGATATCGCTGGGACTGCTGCCATCCATCGATGCGATTCCTTTTATTATTGCCCATGAGCAGGGATTTGATCAGAAGCATCATGTGAACCTGGATATCCAGACCTTCAAGAGCGCGAAGGATCGAGATGTGGCTTTTCAGGCGGGTAAGGTAGATGGCCTCAGTGCGGATCTGGTGGCGATCTCGATCTATAATGAAGCAGGACTCGATGTGAAAATCACCAGCACGACCACAGGTGAATTCGACCTGCTGACCGGAAATGATGAAGTGAAAGAGGTAAAGGATCTGAAGGGGAAAACCGTCATCCTGTCCAAGAATACCTCGACCCAATATACCGCCGCCATGATGCTTAAGCAGGCAGGCCTGACAGAAGCCGATATTACCGTAACGGAAGTGCCGCAGATTCCAACGCGTCTGGAGCTGCTTAAGAATAATAAGGCGGATGCGGCAGTTTTGCCGGAGCCTTTTGTAACCATGGGCCGTACTGCCGGTCTGCGCGTTCTCAGCTCCACCCATAGTGCGGGGATCAATCCGTTTGTGCTGGCTTTTCCGCAGAGTGCCATTGATGCCAAGGGTCAGGGAATTCGCGATATGTACGCTGCTTATGATGAAGCAGTCGATTATATGAAGACACATGATCAATCGGAATATATCGACCTGATTATTAAGGAAGTGGGCTATCCCGATACGCTGAAGAATGAGATTGAGGTGCCGGAGTATCTGCCTGCGAACCAGGTGGATGTGAAGGAAGTGGAGGCTGCTTTTGCCTGGGCCCGTGAAAAAGGACTGCTGACCAAAACGCTATCGGCTGAAGATGTGATCTCCGATGTCCAGTTTAAAAAATAG
- a CDS encoding alpha/beta fold hydrolase, with product MRDYIDELPPHTEKYVGEHDLYLEIYKGEEAREGQEQENKIPLLFVHGAYTGSWMWSKYIPHFISEGWTCYVMNLRSHYRSRVLDMTQITFEDYLEDIHEVVQVIQAECGVTPALIGFSMGGILSQKVAETAGLAGLVLIDSSLCREVHEEVPYTDIVKIMPGNVVPAPVREEETSLDETAEDIAFQRKYLTMESAKAFRTFSYHFGAAGVSVDSGSITCPCLVIHAVNSDEDERRGRANAAYFRAAYAGLWGTTHTGLLVGQRYLEAAETILRWLAR from the coding sequence ATGAGAGACTACATTGATGAATTACCGCCGCATACAGAGAAATATGTCGGTGAGCATGATCTTTACCTGGAGATTTATAAGGGAGAGGAGGCGCGGGAAGGCCAGGAACAGGAGAATAAGATACCCCTGTTGTTTGTGCATGGTGCGTATACCGGAAGCTGGATGTGGAGCAAGTACATTCCCCATTTCATTAGCGAAGGCTGGACCTGTTATGTGATGAATCTGAGAAGTCATTACCGGAGCCGGGTGCTGGATATGACGCAGATTACCTTTGAAGATTATTTGGAGGATATCCATGAAGTAGTGCAGGTGATCCAGGCTGAATGCGGAGTTACTCCTGCCCTGATCGGGTTCAGCATGGGCGGGATTCTTAGCCAGAAGGTGGCGGAGACAGCCGGTCTGGCCGGACTTGTGTTGATTGATTCAAGTCTATGCAGAGAGGTACATGAGGAGGTTCCATATACGGATATCGTTAAGATAATGCCGGGTAACGTAGTACCCGCTCCGGTTCGCGAAGAGGAGACCAGCCTGGATGAGACGGCAGAAGACATAGCGTTTCAGCGCAAATACCTGACGATGGAGTCCGCCAAGGCATTTCGGACTTTTTCTTATCATTTCGGGGCAGCTGGGGTATCCGTAGACAGCGGGTCCATTACTTGCCCTTGTCTGGTGATCCATGCCGTTAACAGTGATGAAGATGAGCGCCGGGGCAGAGCCAATGCAGCGTATTTCCGCGCAGCCTACGCAGGTCTTTGGGGCACCACCCATACCGGCCTGCTCGTAGGACAGCGCTATCTGGAAGCAGCAGAGACGATCCTGCGGTGGTTAGCAAGATAA
- a CDS encoding MarR family transcriptional regulator yields the protein METRDAISLISKIREKVNRFIVQELAKQGVNGIATSHGDILYALLSKHRLTMAEISAHIHKDKSTVTALVDKLVRLGLVMKERDQEDTRYVYVTLTGKGKELEPVFESVSSAILKQFYRDITEEEQKILLTILMKINHNF from the coding sequence ATGGAAACCAGAGATGCTATTTCACTTATATCCAAGATCCGCGAGAAGGTTAACCGGTTCATCGTACAAGAGCTGGCGAAGCAGGGAGTAAACGGCATTGCCACCTCACACGGGGATATTCTTTATGCGCTGCTGTCTAAGCACAGACTCACCATGGCCGAGATCTCGGCACATATTCATAAGGACAAATCTACAGTTACAGCACTTGTGGATAAGCTGGTCCGGCTGGGACTGGTTATGAAGGAGAGGGATCAGGAGGACACCCGGTACGTATATGTTACTCTAACCGGGAAGGGGAAGGAGCTGGAGCCGGTATTTGAATCGGTCTCTTCTGCCATACTGAAGCAGTTCTACCGCGATATCACGGAAGAAGAGCAGAAGATTTTGCTGACGATTTTAATGAAAATCAATCATAATTTCTAA
- a CDS encoding helix-turn-helix domain-containing protein → MKQYHLGIEATLEIIGGKWKSLIICILMSGTKRTSELQRSIPGISQKVLIQQLRELERDGIIGRVVYSQMPPKVEYYITEYGITANEIIDLMCSWGRTNIAIRQQQGEEVMLLDEDSE, encoded by the coding sequence ATGAAGCAATATCATTTAGGGATCGAGGCGACGCTTGAGATTATTGGCGGGAAGTGGAAGTCGCTGATCATATGTATACTGATGTCGGGAACGAAGAGGACGAGTGAACTGCAGCGCAGTATTCCGGGTATCTCGCAAAAGGTTCTGATTCAGCAGCTTCGCGAGCTGGAACGGGACGGGATCATCGGCAGAGTGGTTTATAGCCAAATGCCGCCCAAAGTGGAATATTACATCACCGAGTATGGGATTACTGCTAATGAGATCATTGACCTGATGTGCTCCTGGGGGAGAACCAATATTGCGATCCGGCAGCAGCAGGGTGAGGAAGTCATGCTGCTTGATGAGGACTCTGAATAG
- a CDS encoding NAD(P)H-dependent oxidoreductase, with amino-acid sequence MTTLVILAHPDIEASRVNRRWRQELLLHPEDVMVHELYKEYPDWSIDVPREQRLLEGHELIIFQFPLYWYSYPPLLKKWLDDVFTHGWAYGSSGNKLKGKKLGIAMTIGDKKENYQPAGSVSFTVDEIIAPFQASAIHVGATALPYFAVFGASFQASDDVINQSALDYWEYILRNR; translated from the coding sequence ATGACAACCCTGGTAATCCTGGCACACCCCGATATAGAGGCTTCAAGAGTGAACCGGAGATGGAGACAAGAGCTGCTGTTGCATCCGGAGGACGTTATGGTCCATGAGCTTTACAAGGAGTACCCGGACTGGAGCATCGATGTTCCGCGGGAGCAGCGTTTATTGGAGGGGCACGAGCTGATTATTTTCCAATTCCCCTTATATTGGTATAGCTACCCCCCGCTGCTGAAAAAATGGCTGGACGATGTGTTCACTCACGGCTGGGCTTACGGCTCGAGCGGCAACAAGCTGAAGGGTAAGAAGCTGGGCATAGCTATGACCATCGGCGATAAAAAGGAAAACTACCAGCCGGCCGGGTCTGTTTCTTTTACAGTAGATGAGATCATCGCCCCGTTCCAGGCCAGTGCCATCCATGTCGGTGCAACCGCCCTGCCTTACTTCGCCGTGTTCGGCGCTTCCTTCCAGGCGAGTGACGATGTTATTAATCAGAGTGCGTTGGATTATTGGGAGTATATCCTTCGGAACCGGTAA
- a CDS encoding SagB/ThcOx family dehydrogenase has protein sequence MTRYEQQRQLLKSNFQEFKHIRTDKIKGIAQPPIVKSYDEEAQIIDLPEVSRDVVSQNNIVDCIGQRRSTRFYSADTLSLEELSYLLWATQGITGMSKNGLTLRTVPCSGATHTFETYLMIMRVEGIQQGIYRYLPVEHKLLFMFELDQLEQKIDAITLEQPFVPNFAKKAAVLFAWSTTPYRSEWKYDISAHKKILIDAGHVCQNLYLASESIGAGACAIGIYDQQLIDEVLELDGEEEFVIYMGAVGKKRE, from the coding sequence ATGACAAGATACGAACAACAGAGACAACTGCTGAAATCGAATTTTCAAGAATTCAAGCATATCCGAACAGACAAGATTAAGGGCATCGCGCAGCCGCCGATTGTGAAGTCCTATGATGAAGAGGCGCAGATCATTGATTTGCCTGAGGTCAGCCGGGACGTTGTGAGTCAGAACAATATTGTGGATTGCATCGGCCAGAGAAGGAGTACAAGATTCTATTCAGCCGACACGCTAAGTCTGGAGGAGCTATCCTATTTACTATGGGCCACCCAGGGCATTACCGGGATGAGCAAGAACGGACTGACTCTGCGGACGGTACCGTGTAGCGGGGCGACCCATACGTTTGAGACCTATCTGATGATTATGCGGGTAGAAGGAATACAGCAGGGCATTTACCGATACCTTCCTGTGGAGCACAAGCTGTTGTTTATGTTTGAATTAGACCAGCTGGAACAGAAGATTGATGCGATCACGCTGGAGCAGCCCTTTGTCCCCAATTTCGCCAAGAAAGCTGCGGTTCTGTTCGCCTGGAGCACCACACCGTACCGGTCTGAATGGAAATATGATATCTCCGCACACAAAAAAATTCTCATTGATGCCGGGCATGTCTGCCAGAATCTGTACCTGGCCAGTGAATCCATCGGTGCCGGAGCTTGTGCCATCGGAATCTATGATCAGCAGCTGATTGATGAGGTGCTCGAACTGGATGGCGAAGAAGAATTTGTAATCTACATGGGCGCGGTCGGGAAGAAGCGGGAATAG
- a CDS encoding DeoR/GlpR family DNA-binding transcription regulator produces MFMEERHQEILKILEKEGRIRASEIETLFNIGFDTARRDLRILEEKGLLRRTHGGAIPALQIGYTTPPKYTPRDITEIKDNYLAIARKAVSYIKANDVIFLNAASVGYFMAQNLPENIPFTAVTNSIVIAGELRNYDNINTIMVGGEMSQKGQFSDYYAIEFVKNIRFDISFLTSAGLSAAFGMSIQKSKGVGFTQAVVESSKCNIALYPSEKIGVESILKICSADKIDKLITDWDAAEDQLVEIEELGVEVIVVEQGTIVE; encoded by the coding sequence ATGTTTATGGAGGAACGACATCAAGAAATTCTAAAGATATTGGAAAAGGAAGGAAGAATTAGGGCAAGTGAAATTGAAACGCTATTTAATATCGGCTTTGATACGGCAAGACGTGATTTACGTATTCTTGAAGAAAAAGGACTCCTAAGACGAACACATGGTGGAGCGATTCCTGCCTTGCAAATAGGTTATACTACACCACCCAAATATACACCACGAGACATAACGGAAATAAAAGATAATTATTTAGCTATCGCGAGAAAAGCAGTTAGTTACATCAAGGCTAATGATGTAATTTTTCTGAATGCCGCTTCAGTAGGTTATTTTATGGCACAAAATTTGCCTGAAAACATCCCTTTTACGGCTGTAACTAATTCAATTGTTATTGCAGGTGAACTTAGAAATTATGATAATATCAATACCATTATGGTCGGTGGCGAGATGAGTCAGAAAGGTCAGTTTAGTGACTACTATGCTATCGAATTTGTTAAAAACATTCGTTTTGATATCAGCTTCTTAACAAGCGCTGGTCTTTCTGCTGCTTTTGGGATGTCCATTCAAAAATCCAAAGGTGTCGGTTTTACACAAGCAGTTGTTGAAAGTTCTAAATGTAATATAGCTTTATATCCGTCTGAGAAAATTGGAGTAGAATCCATATTAAAAATTTGTTCTGCAGATAAAATTGATAAGCTAATCACTGATTGGGATGCTGCTGAAGATCAGTTGGTCGAAATTGAAGAGTTGGGTGTAGAAGTAATTGTTGTAGAACAAGGAACGATAGTTGAATAA
- a CDS encoding recombinase family protein, with the protein MERKSKGYVRVSTMHDSQKDSPEHQMEFIKKTASGEGIMLTDDDFYEDKDTATSIIERKDVQRMIDDAKRGKISSIWFASLSRFSRDIIDAITLKRTLVNALKIRVVSIEDGYDSEKKDDELLFGIKAVINQNTSGDIGRSSRRGIEQSAELGNYIGSIPPFGYKKVTVDDPRMKSGKRKSLEMIPDKAEIVRKIFDLYVNHGKGEKSVVNYLNGDNENGEPIPSYKGGVWGLTSVQRILQNEVYTGYNVYGRHTNTVHYNDLGNMMDRRNKLVQKHKSEWKKTKYRTHEAIISKELFDAAQEIRLKRGGGERGGRREFVNAFAKMIFCAECGSAMVTMKSKSRNGIVEYRYLLCSKRRRSGDAGCKNGKWIPYYSMRDELVGEVLRRLKSRLSLIDSKDINAALPINGDNDKEKKQLEKRITDNRKLLFEIRRLNMQGELNQAQYEFEREEYEKEIEAAEKRMAVISANERRVIDLERIKKEVRSAIKKLSDMSSYDDTEKLRPLLMDCVQRIDVHADGVIDIKSYI; encoded by the coding sequence ATGGAGAGAAAGAGTAAAGGGTATGTTCGGGTTTCTACTATGCACGACTCACAGAAAGATAGCCCTGAACACCAAATGGAATTCATCAAAAAGACCGCTTCTGGCGAAGGTATCATGTTAACGGATGATGATTTTTACGAAGATAAAGACACGGCAACATCTATAATTGAACGTAAAGATGTGCAGCGAATGATCGACGATGCAAAGAGGGGCAAAATCAGTTCAATCTGGTTTGCCTCTCTTTCCCGTTTCAGTCGAGATATAATTGATGCAATTACTTTAAAGCGCACTCTCGTTAACGCACTTAAAATTCGTGTTGTATCAATCGAGGATGGATATGACTCTGAGAAAAAAGATGACGAGCTTCTGTTCGGAATTAAGGCTGTTATTAATCAGAACACAAGTGGTGATATCGGTAGGTCCTCGCGGCGAGGTATCGAACAATCGGCTGAGTTGGGAAACTACATCGGGTCTATACCTCCTTTTGGCTACAAGAAAGTCACTGTTGATGACCCGAGAATGAAAAGCGGTAAGCGCAAGTCACTCGAAATGATTCCCGACAAAGCTGAGATTGTTCGAAAAATATTTGACCTTTACGTTAATCATGGTAAGGGTGAAAAATCTGTTGTGAACTATCTCAATGGGGATAACGAGAATGGTGAGCCGATACCTTCATACAAAGGAGGTGTATGGGGGTTAACAAGTGTCCAGCGTATCTTACAGAACGAGGTGTATACTGGGTATAATGTTTACGGTAGACACACTAACACGGTTCACTATAACGACCTTGGTAATATGATGGACAGGAGAAATAAACTTGTCCAAAAACATAAATCCGAGTGGAAAAAAACTAAGTATCGGACACATGAAGCGATCATCTCCAAGGAGTTGTTTGACGCGGCGCAGGAAATTAGATTAAAGCGTGGTGGTGGAGAACGTGGTGGTAGGCGCGAATTTGTTAATGCGTTTGCCAAGATGATTTTCTGCGCCGAATGTGGATCAGCTATGGTGACAATGAAAAGCAAATCTCGAAATGGAATTGTTGAATATCGATATTTGTTGTGTTCAAAACGGCGAAGGTCAGGCGATGCTGGATGTAAAAATGGTAAGTGGATTCCGTATTATTCAATGCGTGATGAGCTTGTTGGAGAGGTCCTCAGAAGGCTTAAGTCTAGGTTGTCTTTAATTGATTCGAAAGATATCAATGCAGCTTTGCCAATCAACGGAGATAATGATAAAGAAAAAAAACAGTTAGAGAAACGAATTACAGATAACCGTAAATTGCTATTTGAAATTCGTCGTCTGAATATGCAGGGTGAACTGAACCAGGCACAATACGAATTTGAACGCGAGGAGTACGAGAAGGAGATTGAAGCAGCCGAAAAAAGAATGGCTGTGATTTCGGCTAACGAACGACGAGTAATTGATCTTGAGCGTATTAAGAAGGAAGTTCGTTCGGCTATAAAAAAGCTCTCTGATATGTCATCATACGATGATACAGAGAAGTTACGCCCGTTGTTGATGGATTGTGTGCAGCGTATAGACGTTCATGCTGACGGTGTTATCGATATAAAATCCTATATCTAA
- a CDS encoding PaeR7I family type II restriction endonuclease, giving the protein MWMPTDVEIKDMTKVALEAFWGLRHLGAKGVRGGKTMDGFAVMLQDVLLRCGVAGTEIIIGKKAKLPSFYRLSKDWDMVVIQNRPDGPPRLLCVLEFKSMKGSVGKNLNNRVEEAVGSSSDIWKAFEKGAFGVTRPFLGYIYVMSEDIELVTGNTERKGLLFPPLEAFTKFERTNKPANYEERAELFMKHMAQELLYDKCAFIIADPDDIGSYRQPNPDLTIELLVKTMVGHVQAHQ; this is encoded by the coding sequence ATGTGGATGCCAACAGATGTTGAAATAAAGGATATGACTAAGGTAGCTCTAGAAGCGTTTTGGGGGTTGCGTCATCTAGGTGCCAAAGGAGTAAGAGGCGGTAAGACTATGGATGGCTTTGCCGTTATGCTACAGGATGTTTTACTTCGTTGTGGTGTGGCTGGAACTGAGATTATTATTGGCAAGAAAGCGAAGTTGCCAAGCTTCTATAGATTATCGAAAGACTGGGATATGGTCGTCATTCAGAATCGACCTGATGGCCCTCCACGATTGCTTTGTGTCTTGGAGTTTAAGTCAATGAAGGGGTCTGTTGGTAAAAACCTAAATAATCGTGTCGAAGAAGCAGTCGGAAGCAGCTCCGATATTTGGAAGGCTTTCGAGAAGGGGGCTTTTGGCGTGACACGTCCATTTCTCGGGTATATTTATGTAATGTCAGAAGATATTGAATTGGTCACAGGTAATACAGAGCGGAAAGGATTATTATTCCCTCCTTTAGAAGCTTTTACGAAGTTTGAGCGTACAAATAAACCTGCAAATTATGAAGAAAGAGCTGAGTTATTTATGAAGCACATGGCTCAAGAGCTCTTATACGACAAATGCGCCTTTATAATTGCGGACCCAGATGATATTGGAAGCTATAGACAACCAAATCCCGATTTGACTATCGAATTGTTGGTAAAAACAATGGTAGGTCATGTTCAAGCCCATCAATAG
- a CDS encoding Eco57I restriction-modification methylase domain-containing protein has protein sequence MMNSLRLEQNQPTQKTLLGSIQTASGIILDEIMKKKSGSYYTKPEIVALILDLAGYTASSPLYEKSFLEPSTGHGAFLIPAVERLLESVINHLGNEAFSDEDKLYNLLHNAIRSIELNEEKHEYLIESLTEVFLKKGISAQFSKRLLDKWLVQTDFLFWNKPVEQHFDFIVGNPPYIRIENIEEKVAKKYRTTYKTLFDRADIYVAFIEHSLEMLNGNGCLSFICTDRFTKNRYGKDIRKLVSEQYHVMHYLDIHNSQPFIDEVSAYPCIFTFRNAPRGEARTLKMDEVSEQYLQLARDYLIKGQDIETDLIETHTIKEWFHGSDPWILNGELARELLKKVESNHPLISELPHNITIGIGVATGATAIYVIKLENVDIEPEVILPTVIKDDITQGFISWSGHYVINPYNDDGSLVDLEKFPKLRAYFMLHEELLRSRSTAKKNPTKWYKTIDRIFPERLSEPKLLIPDIKLKNLIVLDEGNFYPEHSLYYITAGTWDIKALQALLVSSIIKFFIWSYATKMRGDYLRYQAQYLRKIRLPVEVTKEDCEELKRMYELGDYDAIDRIVSRLYNLSADELRTIQELVQ, from the coding sequence ATGATGAACAGTTTAAGATTAGAACAGAATCAGCCTACTCAAAAAACCTTACTCGGTTCCATCCAAACTGCTTCCGGCATTATCCTTGATGAGATAATGAAGAAGAAGTCGGGATCTTATTATACAAAGCCTGAGATTGTTGCTCTAATCCTTGATCTGGCTGGCTACACTGCAAGTTCTCCATTATATGAAAAGTCCTTCCTTGAGCCATCTACGGGGCATGGTGCATTTTTAATTCCAGCAGTTGAGCGGCTTTTAGAATCGGTAATTAACCATCTTGGAAATGAAGCTTTTAGTGATGAAGATAAGTTATATAACTTACTTCATAATGCTATTCGTTCAATTGAATTAAATGAAGAAAAGCATGAGTATTTGATTGAATCACTTACCGAAGTGTTTCTTAAAAAAGGGATTTCTGCTCAATTCAGTAAACGCCTACTCGACAAGTGGCTTGTGCAGACTGACTTTCTGTTCTGGAATAAACCAGTTGAGCAGCACTTCGACTTTATAGTCGGTAACCCGCCATACATTCGTATCGAAAATATCGAAGAAAAGGTCGCTAAAAAATACAGAACGACATATAAGACTTTGTTTGATCGAGCAGATATCTATGTTGCTTTCATTGAACACAGCCTTGAGATGTTAAATGGAAATGGATGTCTTAGTTTTATTTGCACTGACCGATTCACGAAGAATCGTTATGGTAAGGATATTCGCAAATTAGTCAGTGAACAGTATCATGTCATGCATTACCTTGACATCCATAACTCTCAGCCATTTATTGATGAAGTGTCCGCTTACCCATGTATATTTACGTTCCGTAATGCACCAAGAGGAGAGGCTCGGACGCTTAAAATGGATGAAGTATCTGAACAGTATCTACAACTAGCTAGGGATTATCTTATCAAGGGTCAGGATATCGAAACTGATCTTATTGAGACGCACACAATTAAAGAATGGTTTCACGGTAGCGACCCTTGGATTCTCAACGGAGAACTTGCCCGAGAGTTACTTAAAAAGGTCGAGTCAAACCATCCACTAATTTCTGAGCTTCCACATAACATTACGATTGGTATTGGTGTTGCTACAGGTGCAACGGCTATTTATGTAATAAAACTGGAGAATGTGGATATCGAGCCAGAAGTGATTTTGCCAACAGTGATCAAAGATGATATAACTCAGGGGTTCATTTCTTGGAGTGGGCATTATGTGATCAATCCCTATAACGATGACGGTTCGCTTGTTGATTTGGAAAAGTTCCCGAAGCTAAGAGCATACTTCATGCTTCACGAAGAGTTGCTTCGCTCCCGAAGTACTGCTAAGAAGAATCCAACCAAGTGGTATAAGACGATAGACCGTATTTTCCCGGAGCGCCTTAGTGAACCCAAGTTGCTGATACCAGATATCAAACTCAAAAATCTGATCGTATTAGATGAGGGTAACTTCTACCCTGAGCACAGTTTGTATTATATTACTGCAGGGACTTGGGACATCAAGGCATTGCAGGCATTGCTAGTAAGCTCGATAATAAAGTTCTTCATCTGGTCGTATGCCACTAAGATGCGTGGCGATTACCTTAGGTACCAGGCTCAGTATTTACGTAAAATTCGGCTTCCTGTTGAAGTAACAAAAGAGGATTGTGAAGAGTTAAAGCGAATGTATGAATTGGGAGATTATGACGCAATTGATCGAATTGTGTCACGTCTTTACAATTTGTCTGCTGACGAACTTCGAACAATTCAAGAGCTCGTCCAGTAA